Genomic segment of Chitinophaga varians:
TTTGATAAAAATCGTATAGCCATCGAACCACACGCGGAAAATACCGATACAGCCCTGCTCCGGTCCTGGCAAAACGGCGATGAAAAAGCCTTTGACCAGCTCTATGCCCGTCATTATATCAGGCTGGTGAACCTGGCCTGTAAAAAGACAGGGAATATGGAAGCATCACAGGAACTGGTACAGGACGTGTTCCTGTCACTCTACCGCCAACAGTCACGGTTACCCGAAAATACTGTCCTGGAAAACTACCTCTTTATTGCCACCCGTAACCGTATCTATAACTATCACCGGCAACAGCTTTTGCAACTGAAGAAGGAAGCGCTTCTCAGGGAGCATTATATGCCTGCGTCCGGCATTGGGCCTGACAAACTGGAGCTAAAGGAACTGGAAATAAAGCTACGCCGTAAAATCCAGCAACTGCCCGACCAGTGCCGCGCCGTTTTCCTCCTCAGCCGCGAAGAACAACTCTCCAATAAGGAAGTGGCCGAACGGCTGCACATCTCTGTGAATACCGTGGAACAACACATGCGCAAAGCGCTCCGCATCCTCAGGGCTTCTATCAATGATGAACTGATTATGATGCTGATCGCCGTAACAATGATTCACATGATATAGGCCCGTTCGCCCTGATTGGCCCGCTGCTCAATGAGAAAATAATCAAATAAAAAAATAACAAAATGACTGTCGATCTTATCGTAGCTGAACTGAAAGACGTAGAACTGCTGCATCACGTATGCACAACGGCTTATACACAACATTTCACCAATCAATGGGAAACTGCCGCGGCGCTGGAGCGCTATCTGGGCGGCTCTTTTTCTGTAGACCGCCTGACGAAGGACATTCAGGAACCAGGCACCGCTTATTACCTGATCTATGCTGACGGGGAGCCTGCCGGTTTCGTCAAACTCAATGACCAACTGAAAGAAGCCGGCCAGGCTTCTCTTTATCCTAACGCAATGGAACTGGAGCGTATCTATATGCTGGCTGCTGCCAAAGGCACCGGCGTGGGTAAACTGGCGATGGAGAAGATAGAAGCGATTGCCCGGGAAAAACAAAAATCAGCCATTGTACTGTATGTAGTAAATGTCAACGAAACGGCAATCCGGTTTTATGAGCGGAACGGGTTTGTCAAAACGGGCAAGACAAGACTGGAACTGGACGGATTTAAGGAAGAGGTGAAACCCACCACTATTATGTCTAAAACATTGTCTGGCCTGTGAAACCAGGCCTGTGGTAATACCTGATCGGGAAATTATCTGAAATTATTTTTTGGCCGCTGCTTTCTTTGCTTTGGCTTTTTTGGGAGGGCGCTGGCTGATTTCATTCAATGCCAGTGTCATTACTTCCTGCGGCGTCACATAGAGGACAGCGGCCAGTTTCACGCATTCGGCGATTTTCATCAGCTGCGGCTGGGCCAGTTTTTTAGAAAGGGTGGCTTTGTTGAAACCGGCGTCTTTGGTTAGTTCGGTATGCTTAACGTACGTCAGCAACGTTTCGAAGTTATAAATGCCCGGGTCCAGGCTTCTTTCCTTTACCGGAAGCGCGGCTTCAGCGATTCCCCTTTTGATCAATCCGGAAAGTGTATGTCGTTTTGATTCTGGAATTTCCATGCAGGGTGCTCAGTTTCTCAAATTAACTGAGTTCTGATTTTTATTGCCCTTACTGTTTATGTAATTGTGTTAATTGTTTATAAAATCGTATATTGTGTTTACGTTTTTGACTTTTATTCACCAAAACACACGTCTGGATGGAGGTAACCGTAAATCTGGAAGGGAACAGGAAGCTCAGGAGGATTTTTTATGCATCTGGTTAAGCGCCAGTGTCATAATAACCTGTGGCGTCAACCCAAATGCTTTAGCTAACAAAATACATTCTTCAATTTTTAATAACCCGGGATTCATCAGTTTTTTGTACAGGGTGGACTTGTGGATACCTACCGCCGTTCCTACGGTGGTCATTGGAATAATATCATAGATACCTCTGAGGTCCTTAATCTGACCTCCTTCTATCAGCGTGCGCACTGCCTCAAACCTGGGATCTTTTCCTTTTGCCATTTCTGAATGTTTCGGATGGGAAAATACATCTCATGGGGTTATTCTGCTGTTTGTTATTCTTAAATTGACTATAGTGAATATGAAATAGCATTTATAGTTTATAAAAATGACTATTTTTTTCTCAACACTTATGGTATACCAATAATCAGTCCACTGCCATATGATTTCCCTCAAATCATTACCGCAATGGAAGATCCTTTTTACGATGATCATGACGGCTCCTTTAAATGGTTCATCATTGTATTCGTGTTCTTTATGGTGCTGCTCTGGACTTTTGCCTGGATGGGCACCGAACAGTAGTTCCAAGGGTTAAAACCAGCGTGAGGCACTGTTTCTACAATCTGCCTCGCCATCTCAACAAATACATAATCCATTTAAACGGCGGTGGTGTCTACCACTGCTACTTTTTTAGACAGGCAGGGTTTATCTTTGCCTTTGTCAAACACCTGCCGATAATGCAAACCTCCGAATACGACAGCGCGCCAACCCGTGCTACAGCATGGTTTTGGGTACCCGGACTGTTTATTACATTCCTGCTGGCCAATTCCGTATTGGGCGCCCGCCTGCGGGAAGGACAGTGGCATGACCCCGTGAATCTGACAGGTTCCCAAACCATTATTTTCGGATGGTGTTTCCTTGTCTGGCTGGTGGCCGCTTATGCGGTACAAACCCACTACGTGCCCCGCTGGCTGAAACTGGCCGGCACGCTATGCATCGCTGCCATGGTCTCTGTGGCTTTTTATTATCTCTCGCCATTTGAAGATTTCCCCCTGGCGCCTATCCGCCAGCAACCACTGGGAAGGGCACTTTTCAGGTTGAGTTACCGGGGTGTATTAGTGGGGATCTTTGTATATCCGGTGGTGTATTACCTGGCCGCTGCCCGTAAACTGGCGGCGGAAAAGCTGAAAGTGGAAAAGCAGGAGCGGGCATTGCTGCAAATCCGGGCCACCCGGCTGGAAGCCCTGCTGGCGGAACGCACGGCGGCACTGGAGAAAACCACCGCTGAACTGGAACAGGCGCGGCAACAGCTGGCCGAAAACAATGCTTCCAACAAGTCCTGACGTAGTAATCTGACTACAACAGGCCGGGGACCACCTCCCCGGCCATACCTTTTACCGGCGGAGACGGCGCCAGCTTTCCCACAGCAGTCCCCCGGCCACCATGGCCAGCAACACCCACGAAGAAACAGCGGCAATCCTGCGGCCGGTGATAAACGTTTTCGGACGGAATTCAAACGTAATGTCATGTTTGCCTGCAGGCACCTTCAACCCGCGCAGGGCATAGTTGACCCGGATAATATCCGTTTCCTGCCGATCAATATAAGCCTTCCAGCCAGCGGGATAATAGATGTCGGAGAAAACAGCCAGCCCGTCATGGGCATTGTGACTGCTGAAATGCAGGTCGTTCAGGCCGTACTTCGTTAGTACAATACCAGCGCTGCTGTCTTTTGCCGGCGCCAGACCGCCCACCTGCGCCTGGAAACGGCGGTCAATCACCACCGTATCGGCCGGATTAAAATGGTCCATGGCGCTCATCTCTGCATCTGCATTGGCGGCCCAGTGGATACCGTTCACAAACCAGGCATTGCCCAGCGCCTGCGGGTTGAACTGCGCTACCGGCTGACCGGTTGACGGGTCGGACGCTATGATGTAACGGGTGTTCAGCATATTGAGCACCGCCCGGTTGTTTTTGGCAATCTGATGTTCAATCAAATCCTGGTAAATCCACAGTTTAGCCGGACTTTGGCCACCAATGGACTTATGCATGTATGAGGTATTGGCATCGAGGAACGGATTGGTAGTGGCGTTCAGTACCCGGAAATAAGGGGTTTTGTCCTGAAGGATTTTTTCATCGGCAGCAGTCGGTGAAATATAGGTCGCCAGCCGGTCAGGATTCATAAAATTCTCTTCGTTCAGATAATTTTTATCTACCTGGAACAAATCAAACAACACAACGGCAGTGAGCACTATCAGCGCAGGCGCGGCTTTCAGCTTGTCTTTGAGATAGGCCCACATCACTCCATACGCTATCGCGATGAGGGCCAGCGCACGGATGCCATCGCGGAGAAGCAGGCTGCTACGGTCTTTCCTCAGCGCCGCCATCAACGTGTTGGCCGCCTCTTTACTGCCCAGCATCTGCGTGTACTGTTGCAGAATGGTAGCATCATTAGGACCACTGAAAGAATAGATGAACGGTCCGAAAACAGCCACGCCGATAACAAGTCCACCGGTGATGACCGCTGATTTTTGTAAGGCCTGCATCAGCTGCGCTTTGGGCAGCTTGTTGTCCGTCAGCTCCTGCAATGCCCAGCAGGCCAGCACTACAAAGCTTACCTGCACAATCACCAGCGCCATGGTAGGTGCTCTGAATTTGTTATATAACGGGAGATGATAGAACAGGAAGTTATTGAAAGCTGCGAAGTTATGGCCCCAGCTGATCAGGATGGCGAAGACCGCTACAGCTACCCACCACCATTTATGCGGACTACGGATGATCATCAGCGATAACACCGTCAGCAAACAGATGATGACGCCGAGGTATACCGGTCCGGCCGTCATGGGTTGCCCTGCCCAGTACAACGGCCACCGGCGGCTGTTGGCCAGCTGTTCTGCCTGTACGGCGGGTACGCCCAGCGTTGTCAGGGCTTTGTAGGTGTTGGAATGGACGGACAGCTTTTCCGCGGTGGAATTGCCCACCACGCCAGGTACGAGCAGGGTAAACGTTTCACCCGGGCCATAACTCCACTGGAAGGCGTACTCCACATCTAAACCGGACTGCCCTTTGGCTTTGCCGCTCAGTTCAGATTCGCTGCCGCGGATGGTATAATGCGTGTATTCCTTTAATATCAACAGGTTGTCCATGTTGGGCAGTATCGCCAGTATGGCTGCCACTGCCAACAGCGCCGAAGCCTTAAAAAATGCGGGCAATTGTTTCGCCCGAAGGGCAAAAACAAACGTACTGATCACCAGTCCCACCACCATGATCAATGTGTAATACGTGATCTGCAGGTGGTTGTTATAAATCAGCAGACTGGTGGCGATGGCTGTTAAACACGCGCCGGCCATCCACTTCCCGCGATAGGTGAGAATAATGCCTGCTAAAACAGGCGCCATATAGGCCATGGCCATCACTTTGGTGATATGCCCCGTTTCCATGCTGATGACGCTGAACGTGGCAAAACCATAGGCAATGGCGCCGAGGATTCTTATCCAATAACGGAAATCGAGCACGCACAGCAACAGGTACATGCCCAGCATATTGACAAACAGCATGTCTGCCGGGTTGGGCAGCCAGAGCGTGAACAGCTTGTTGAGATACCAGATGGCGGTCACCGGCGGACCGGTGAAGATCACGTAGGTGGGCATGCCGCCAAACATGCTGTTGGTCCACATCGGTATTTCTCCGGTCTTGTTGTAAAAGTCCAGCGCTTCTTTTTGCATGCCCTGGTGGTGCATCATGTCTGACTGGAACAGGGCTTTTCCGTCCAGCACGGGACTGCAAAAGAGCAGGGCAAGGCCCGCAAAAAGCGCTATGGCGGCTACATGCAGCCAGAGGGTTTTCATCCGGTTGTTATTCATTGTTGATATTTTCGTACCGGCGTTAATGCCGGACGGGCGTCAAAATAATGAATTTGTATGACCGGCGAAAATCCGCACAGGAT
This window contains:
- a CDS encoding RNA polymerase sigma-70 factor, with the protein product MLRSWQNGDEKAFDQLYARHYIRLVNLACKKTGNMEASQELVQDVFLSLYRQQSRLPENTVLENYLFIATRNRIYNYHRQQLLQLKKEALLREHYMPASGIGPDKLELKELEIKLRRKIQQLPDQCRAVFLLSREEQLSNKEVAERLHISVNTVEQHMRKALRILRASINDELIMMLIAVTMIHMI
- a CDS encoding GNAT family N-acetyltransferase → MTVDLIVAELKDVELLHHVCTTAYTQHFTNQWETAAALERYLGGSFSVDRLTKDIQEPGTAYYLIYADGEPAGFVKLNDQLKEAGQASLYPNAMELERIYMLAAAKGTGVGKLAMEKIEAIAREKQKSAIVLYVVNVNETAIRFYERNGFVKTGKTRLELDGFKEEVKPTTIMSKTLSGL
- a CDS encoding YfhO family protein; translated protein: MNNNRMKTLWLHVAAIALFAGLALLFCSPVLDGKALFQSDMMHHQGMQKEALDFYNKTGEIPMWTNSMFGGMPTYVIFTGPPVTAIWYLNKLFTLWLPNPADMLFVNMLGMYLLLCVLDFRYWIRILGAIAYGFATFSVISMETGHITKVMAMAYMAPVLAGIILTYRGKWMAGACLTAIATSLLIYNNHLQITYYTLIMVVGLVISTFVFALRAKQLPAFFKASALLAVAAILAILPNMDNLLILKEYTHYTIRGSESELSGKAKGQSGLDVEYAFQWSYGPGETFTLLVPGVVGNSTAEKLSVHSNTYKALTTLGVPAVQAEQLANSRRWPLYWAGQPMTAGPVYLGVIICLLTVLSLMIIRSPHKWWWVAVAVFAILISWGHNFAAFNNFLFYHLPLYNKFRAPTMALVIVQVSFVVLACWALQELTDNKLPKAQLMQALQKSAVITGGLVIGVAVFGPFIYSFSGPNDATILQQYTQMLGSKEAANTLMAALRKDRSSLLLRDGIRALALIAIAYGVMWAYLKDKLKAAPALIVLTAVVLFDLFQVDKNYLNEENFMNPDRLATYISPTAADEKILQDKTPYFRVLNATTNPFLDANTSYMHKSIGGQSPAKLWIYQDLIEHQIAKNNRAVLNMLNTRYIIASDPSTGQPVAQFNPQALGNAWFVNGIHWAANADAEMSAMDHFNPADTVVIDRRFQAQVGGLAPAKDSSAGIVLTKYGLNDLHFSSHNAHDGLAVFSDIYYPAGWKAYIDRQETDIIRVNYALRGLKVPAGKHDITFEFRPKTFITGRRIAAVSSWVLLAMVAGGLLWESWRRLRR